In Juglans microcarpa x Juglans regia isolate MS1-56 chromosome 7D, Jm3101_v1.0, whole genome shotgun sequence, the following are encoded in one genomic region:
- the LOC121238787 gene encoding probable serine/threonine-protein kinase PBL28: protein MRLFWRQQLPLLILIQLLEPGRTSQQIYAKALLTFKSEGGSPQLSPGRIWTYPCLRQQPQVHCYKLREPGVVSLLYKSRLKRVEASVNGDSGVPTITPLQKVDVKKPSNKKVAAIAGGVGATLVVVVIVVIVYTCLMRAKRFTRRTSETGSSLASPPVEYESGNASPYGGLPYPYDMQNLRQLTFLELEQATCNFSQSNIIGEGRFGLVYKGLLQDGSIVAVKRCLHIHTHHFVHEANRIAFVHHIHLVKLIGYYEDNHQQLLVYDYISNGNVGNHLYDSEGLPIGKLDMWRRLSIALGAAKGLEHLHSSVPPFLHMHFRTSNVLVDENFMAKVSDYGLYKLLIDGDLAESSSMIDCFLDPELSSLKNFSERSDVYSFGVFLLELISGHEAHSRSQSEKQENIVLQVRSNNFDKFVDKALGDQTMDVAKQMLELALQCLDTLIRRPSMKRVAEELEKIQASKYGHLHSGSFEIGAVKLGSELFK, encoded by the exons ATGCGCTTGTTTTGGAGGCAGCAGCTGCCACTGCTTATTCTAATTCAACTCTTGGAACCCGGCAGGACAAGCCAGCAAATATATG CTAAAGCTTTACTCACTTTCAAGAGTGAGGGTGGAAGTCCTCAACTATCGCCTGGAAGAATTTGGACATACCCATGCCTTAGACAACAACCACAAGTTCACTGTTATAAACTTAGAGAACCAGGAGTTGTTTCTct GCTCTACAAATCAAGGCTCAAGAGGGTTGAGGCTTCAGTTAATGGAGATAGTGGAGTTCCAACAATCACACCTTTGCAAAAAGTTGATGTTAAGAAACCAAGTAATAAGAAAGTTGCTGCCATAGCAGGAGGTGTTGGTGCAACCCTGGTTGTGGTTGTCATTGTGGTGATTGTGTACACCTGCTTGATGCGTGCTAAAAGATTCACGAGACGAACATCTGAGACAGGATCCTCCCTAGCATCTCCTCCAG tTGAATATGAATCGGGAAATGCATCCCCGTATGGTGGGCTTCCTTATCCTTATGATATGCAGAATTTGAGGCAGCTAACGTTTCTGGAACTAGAGCAAGCCACATGCAATTTCAGTCAAAGCAACATCATAGGTGAAGGTAGATTTGGTTTAGTTTATAAGGGACTACTTCAAGATGGATCAATTGTGGCTGTCAAGAGATGCCTACATATCCACACTCATCATTTTGTTCATGAG GCAAACCGGATAGCTTTTGTGCACCACATCCATCTTGTCAAGCTTATTGGTTATTATGAAGATAATCATCAACAATTACTTGTCTATGACTATATCTCGAATGGAAATGTTGGAAATCACCTCTATG ACAGCGAAGGCTTACCTATTGGAAAGCTAGACATGTGGCGAAGGCTATCTATTGCTTTGGGTGCAGCGAAAG GGCTTGAACACCTTCACAGTTCGGTGCCTCCTTTCTTGCACATGCACTTTAGAACTAGCAATGTTCTtgtagatgaaaattttatggcCAAGGTTTCCGATTATGGACTTTATAAACTGCTAATCGATGGTGATCTGGCTGAATCATCTTCAATGATAGACTGCTTTCTGGACCCAGA GTTAAGTTCATTGAAGAATTTTTCAGAGAGAAGCGATGTGTACAGTTTTGGCGTCTTCTTATTGGAACTAATTAGTGGGCATGAAGCACATAGCAGAAGCCAGTCGGAAAAACAGGAAAATATAGTATTGCAGGTA AGAAGCAACAATTTCGACAAGTTTGTCGATAAAGCACTAGGAGACCAGACAATGGATGTTGCCAAACAGATGCTAGAATTGGCCTTACAGTGTCTTGATACTTTAATTAGAAGACCATCAATGAAGAGAGTCGCCGAAGAGCTGGAAAAGATTCAAGCGAGCAAATATGGTCACTTGCATTCTGGGTCGTTTGAGATAGGTGCTGTGAAGCTTGGTAGTGAGCTTTTCAAATGA